A single Paraburkholderia sp. D15 DNA region contains:
- a CDS encoding Gfo/Idh/MocA family oxidoreductase has translation MQQSRIKVSIIGYGFVTRHFHLPLISSVPGLQVVAIGTQRPDQVDLDDDAIAVMSPEQAAVAESVDLVIVASVNESHYRFAKLALEAGKHVVVEKPFTPTLGEARELAALAARVGKHLAVFQNRRWDSDYLTVRNAIRHEDLGDIVHFESHIDRYAPEVPRAWREEPVPAGGTWFDLGPHVADQALLQFGLPESVTASFAQQRDGARTDDWFTVVLGYGRLRVVLRGAQLVPGFGMRFIVHGTKRSLLKQAQDIQEQQLIAGLLPDNPAYGVDPDKAHVYDPRSHAGERRAIPATRGDQSQFYVQLESALRGAGPNPVTPAEAVVLIALLEAAAMSAAEGRTTTLALTQDERAAFERDRRTHG, from the coding sequence GTGCAACAAAGCAGGATCAAGGTGTCGATCATCGGTTATGGCTTCGTCACGCGTCACTTTCATCTGCCGCTGATATCCAGCGTGCCGGGTCTGCAAGTGGTGGCGATCGGCACGCAACGCCCCGATCAGGTCGATCTCGACGACGACGCCATCGCGGTCATGAGCCCCGAGCAGGCCGCCGTCGCGGAGTCCGTCGATCTGGTGATCGTCGCGAGCGTGAACGAAAGCCACTACCGCTTCGCGAAGCTTGCGCTCGAAGCGGGCAAGCACGTGGTGGTGGAGAAGCCGTTTACGCCGACGCTCGGCGAGGCGAGAGAGCTGGCGGCCCTGGCCGCGCGCGTGGGCAAGCATCTCGCCGTATTCCAGAACCGCCGCTGGGACAGCGACTATCTGACGGTGCGCAATGCGATCCGTCACGAAGATCTCGGCGATATCGTCCATTTCGAATCGCACATCGACCGCTATGCGCCGGAGGTGCCGCGCGCCTGGCGCGAGGAGCCCGTGCCGGCGGGCGGCACGTGGTTCGATCTCGGACCGCATGTCGCCGATCAGGCGTTGCTGCAATTCGGTTTGCCGGAGTCCGTCACGGCGTCGTTCGCGCAGCAGCGCGATGGCGCGCGAACCGACGACTGGTTCACGGTGGTTCTGGGCTACGGCCGCCTGCGTGTCGTTCTGCGCGGCGCGCAACTCGTGCCGGGATTCGGCATGCGTTTCATCGTGCACGGTACGAAGCGCTCGCTGCTGAAACAGGCCCAGGACATTCAGGAACAGCAGTTGATCGCGGGCCTGCTGCCGGATAACCCGGCGTATGGCGTGGACCCGGATAAGGCCCACGTGTACGACCCGCGCAGCCATGCGGGCGAGCGGCGTGCGATACCGGCGACGCGCGGCGACCAGTCGCAGTTTTACGTGCAACTGGAAAGCGCGCTGCGCGGCGCGGGACCGAATCCGGTCACGCCCGCCGAAGCGGTCGTGCTGATCGCGCTGCTGGAAGCGGCAGCCATGTCGGCCGCCGAAGGCCGCACGACGACCCTGGCGCTCACGCAGGACGAACGCGCGGCGTTCGAGCGCGACCGGCGCACGCACGGATAA
- a CDS encoding MFS transporter, producing MPPDLALHKSAFRNRIAATRAIFLVAGYARASWAPLVPFVKARIGLDDGQLGLLLLCLGAGSMIAMPFTGGLAARFGCRAVIAVSAALLCAVLPALALVGDVPAAVCALTLFGMAAGVIDVAMNIQAIEVERDSGRSIMSGFHAFYSVGGIAGAAGASLLLTLGRSQGASVTLAAALIAAASCYAYPGLIAEPRRSQTTLFAVPRGVVLVLSVFTFIVFLTESAVLDWSGVFLTAERGMPHAFAGYGYAAFAATMTAGRLLGDRIVERLGRVRIVVGGSLCAAAGFAMAAFAASWPVDLFGYALVGAGCSNIAPVLFSSVGEQTRMPTNAAVAAMTTVGYCGIFVGPALIGAIARYTSLAAAFLSVVAMLIAIALCAGSMPRATPDHS from the coding sequence ATGCCGCCCGATCTAGCGCTGCACAAGAGTGCGTTTCGTAACCGGATCGCCGCGACGCGCGCGATCTTTCTCGTGGCGGGTTACGCGCGCGCATCGTGGGCGCCGCTCGTGCCGTTCGTCAAAGCCCGTATCGGTCTCGACGACGGTCAACTCGGCCTGCTGTTGCTGTGTCTAGGCGCGGGTTCGATGATCGCGATGCCGTTCACCGGCGGCCTCGCGGCGCGCTTCGGCTGTCGCGCGGTGATTGCCGTATCTGCCGCGCTGCTGTGCGCGGTGCTGCCGGCGCTGGCCCTGGTCGGCGACGTGCCCGCCGCGGTGTGCGCGCTGACGCTCTTCGGCATGGCGGCAGGTGTGATCGACGTGGCGATGAACATCCAGGCGATCGAAGTCGAACGCGACAGTGGCCGCTCGATCATGTCGGGCTTCCATGCGTTCTATAGCGTCGGCGGTATCGCCGGCGCCGCGGGCGCGAGTCTGCTGCTGACGCTGGGACGCTCGCAAGGCGCGTCGGTGACGCTGGCGGCGGCGTTGATCGCCGCGGCCTCGTGCTACGCCTATCCCGGCCTGATCGCCGAACCGCGCAGGAGTCAGACCACCTTGTTTGCCGTGCCGCGCGGCGTCGTGCTGGTGCTCAGCGTGTTCACGTTCATCGTGTTTCTGACCGAGAGCGCGGTGCTGGACTGGAGCGGCGTGTTTCTCACGGCCGAGCGCGGCATGCCGCACGCGTTCGCCGGTTACGGCTATGCCGCGTTCGCCGCCACCATGACCGCCGGCCGCTTGCTGGGTGACAGGATTGTCGAACGGCTGGGCAGGGTGCGCATCGTCGTAGGCGGGAGTTTGTGCGCGGCGGCCGGTTTTGCGATGGCGGCTTTTGCGGCTTCGTGGCCGGTGGATCTGTTCGGCTACGCGCTGGTCGGCGCCGGTTGTTCGAATATCGCGCCGGTGCTGTTCTCGTCGGTCGGCGAGCAGACGCGCATGCCGACGAATGCCGCTGTCGCGGCGATGACGACCGTCGGCTATTGCGGCATTTTCGTCGGGCCGGCGCTGATCGGCGCGATTGCACGCTATACGTCGCTCGCCGCCGCCTTTCTCTCGGTCGTCGCGATGCTGATTGCCATCGCGCTGTGCGCGGGCAGCATGCCGCGCGCGACGCCGGATCATTCATAG
- a CDS encoding amino acid permease: MNDRAPLDIGRQDADLLEKFGYKQELSRGMSGFGNFAVSFMAIGLFWALGANMQQGLGTAGAFGLTVTWLIGGGLAYATAASLGEISSAIPTAGGLYHWSSVLGGRAWGWATAWINLIGYVFSAGGTSVAFYLLFNQLILNGMLHVDTSHWGYGQQVAGVAIIMASWAILNHAGVRTLSWFVNVGAYVTFLGALALIGVMLYNIHLANLAHLFSFTNNTGDAGGGVVPRTENVLLTFGYALLLPMWIVTSYDAAAHVSEETVDAARAVPRAMRNSVILSVLMGAALLVLFYMAMSDPAAVAKKGGDGFSMLFEQIQAPALLKDAIIISLTISAYVCGASALTGLSRAVYSFARDQGLPKYFSRVSPRFLTPVTGIWAGAIAGVAVTLYSSAFNALVAGTALFYQLAYGMAIGAAMFARNRTYGPYRLGVLSKPYGAVAIIGGIFIIWVGLQPPTDILVHYFIGFFVILVVAWFGLEKRRFPGPPVMNATSRESDVANAGYTQVETAR; this comes from the coding sequence ATGAATGACCGTGCACCCCTCGACATTGGCCGGCAGGACGCCGACCTGTTGGAGAAATTCGGATACAAGCAGGAGCTTTCGCGTGGCATGTCGGGCTTCGGCAACTTCGCCGTGTCGTTCATGGCGATCGGGTTGTTCTGGGCGCTGGGCGCCAACATGCAGCAGGGCCTCGGTACGGCCGGTGCATTCGGCCTCACGGTGACGTGGCTGATCGGCGGCGGCCTCGCGTATGCGACCGCCGCCTCGCTGGGGGAAATCAGCTCGGCGATTCCCACGGCGGGCGGGCTGTATCACTGGTCGTCGGTGCTCGGCGGCCGGGCGTGGGGATGGGCGACCGCGTGGATCAACCTGATCGGCTATGTGTTCTCGGCGGGCGGCACGTCCGTTGCGTTTTACCTGCTGTTCAACCAGTTGATCCTGAACGGCATGCTGCATGTCGATACGTCGCATTGGGGTTACGGGCAGCAGGTGGCTGGCGTCGCGATCATCATGGCGAGCTGGGCGATTCTCAATCATGCCGGCGTGCGCACGCTCTCGTGGTTCGTCAATGTCGGCGCATACGTGACGTTTCTCGGCGCGCTCGCGCTGATCGGCGTGATGCTCTACAACATTCACCTCGCGAATCTCGCCCATCTGTTCAGCTTCACGAACAACACGGGCGATGCCGGCGGTGGCGTCGTGCCGCGTACCGAGAACGTGTTGCTGACCTTCGGTTACGCGTTGCTGTTGCCGATGTGGATCGTCACCAGTTACGACGCGGCCGCTCACGTCTCGGAGGAAACCGTCGATGCCGCGCGCGCGGTGCCGAGGGCGATGCGCAATTCCGTGATCCTCTCCGTGCTGATGGGTGCCGCGTTGCTGGTGCTCTTCTACATGGCGATGAGCGATCCGGCCGCCGTCGCGAAGAAAGGCGGCGACGGTTTTTCGATGCTGTTCGAACAGATCCAGGCGCCGGCCTTGCTCAAGGACGCCATCATCATTTCGCTGACGATCTCGGCATACGTGTGCGGTGCCAGTGCATTGACCGGTTTGTCGCGCGCGGTCTACTCGTTCGCCCGCGATCAGGGATTGCCGAAGTACTTCAGCCGCGTGTCGCCGCGTTTCCTCACACCCGTCACGGGCATCTGGGCGGGCGCCATCGCGGGCGTCGCGGTCACGCTGTATTCGTCGGCGTTCAATGCGCTCGTCGCGGGAACGGCGCTGTTCTATCAACTCGCTTACGGGATGGCGATCGGCGCCGCGATGTTCGCCCGCAATCGTACGTATGGGCCTTATCGCCTTGGCGTGCTGTCGAAACCGTACGGCGCGGTGGCGATCATCGGCGGGATTTTCATCATCTGGGTGGGACTGCAGCCGCCGACGGACATCCTCGTTCACTACTTCATCGGTTTCTTCGTGATTCTGGTGGTCGCGTGGTTCGGGCTGGAGAAGCGGCGCTTCCCTGGGCCGCCGGTCATGAACGCGACCTCGCGCGAGAGCGACGTCGCAAACGCGGGTTACACGCAGGTCGAGACCGCGCGATAA
- a CDS encoding porin, with the protein MKRQIISVVALGAAACMTGAHAQSSVTLYGVVDTGIAYIHNSGGQSSQWKMSSGNLSGDQWGLKGTEDLGGGLTANFQLENGFDLGSGQLSNNGREFGRLAFVGLGSTTFGAVTLGRQYDPITDLLQPLTADSYSGLFATPGDVDNYDDSARFNNAVKWTSPSWGGVVVEAMYALGGVAGATGSGQTWSAAAAYNGAALSVAGGFLHVDNGNATVTTRGTSTSDSFFNSSVNAAYASARSINIARVGGQYVIGPVTAGAAYSYTRYSADASSLFTGDEHFQNGSVFASWMITPAFQLIGGYNYTKSGGNSSATYHQANLGVDYLLSKRTDVYLTGAYTHANGQNGAGDAQAVVGSYDVDAGKQSQLLAIVGLRHKF; encoded by the coding sequence ATGAAACGTCAGATTATCTCCGTCGTCGCGCTCGGCGCCGCTGCCTGCATGACCGGCGCGCATGCCCAGAGTTCGGTGACGCTTTACGGCGTCGTCGATACGGGCATCGCGTATATCCACAACAGCGGCGGCCAAAGCTCGCAGTGGAAGATGTCCTCCGGCAATCTGTCCGGCGATCAGTGGGGCCTCAAAGGCACGGAAGATCTCGGCGGCGGTCTGACGGCCAACTTCCAGCTCGAAAACGGTTTCGATCTCGGGTCCGGCCAGTTGTCGAACAACGGCCGCGAGTTCGGACGTCTGGCCTTCGTCGGACTGGGCAGCACGACCTTCGGTGCGGTGACGCTCGGCCGCCAGTACGATCCGATCACCGATCTGCTGCAGCCGCTGACCGCCGACAGCTACAGCGGTCTGTTCGCGACGCCCGGCGATGTCGACAACTACGACGACAGCGCGCGCTTCAACAACGCGGTCAAGTGGACGAGCCCGTCGTGGGGCGGTGTCGTCGTCGAAGCGATGTACGCGCTCGGCGGCGTCGCCGGCGCGACCGGTTCCGGACAGACGTGGTCGGCGGCTGCCGCGTACAACGGCGCCGCGCTGAGCGTCGCCGGCGGTTTCCTGCACGTCGATAACGGCAATGCGACGGTGACGACGCGCGGCACCAGCACGTCGGACAGTTTCTTCAACAGCTCGGTGAACGCGGCGTATGCGTCGGCGCGCTCGATCAACATCGCGCGCGTGGGCGGCCAGTACGTGATCGGTCCGGTGACGGCCGGCGCCGCGTACTCGTACACGCGTTACAGCGCGGACGCATCGTCGCTGTTCACCGGCGACGAGCACTTCCAGAACGGTTCGGTGTTCGCGAGCTGGATGATCACGCCCGCGTTCCAGTTGATCGGCGGCTACAACTACACGAAGTCCGGCGGCAATTCTTCCGCGACGTATCACCAGGCCAACCTCGGCGTCGACTATCTGCTGAGCAAGCGGACCGACGTCTACCTGACCGGCGCCTACACGCACGCCAACGGACAGAACGGCGCGGGCGATGCGCAGGCCGTCGTGGGTTCGTATGACGTCGATGCGGGCAAGCAATCGCAGTTGCTCGCGATCGTCGGCTTGCGTCACAAGTTTTGA
- the hisD gene encoding histidinol dehydrogenase, producing MIEYLKKSKPLEVQTEIAAQVRGTVEKIIADVAANGDEAVREYSRRFDKWDPASFRLTDEQIAACVATLSEREIADIKFAQQQVRRFAEVQKSALKDVEVETLPGVILGHKNVPVNSVGCYIPGGKYPLLASAHMSVLTAKVAGVKRVVAVAPPFDGKPHPAIITAMHLAGADEIYCVGGVQAVAALALGTEQFAPVDMIVGPGNAYVAEAKRQLFGKIGIDLIAGPTETLVIADESCDAEIVAADLLGQAEHGVNSPAVFLTNSRELAEALPAEIERQLAVLPTASVASVAWNDYGEIILCDTLDEMIEEADRIASEHVQVMTRDPLYFLEHMTNYGALFLGDRTNVSYGDKVIGTNHTLPTMKSARYTGGLWVGKFIKTCTYQRVLTDEASVLVGEYCSRLCAMEGFAGHKEQADIRIRRFGKPT from the coding sequence GTGATCGAGTACCTGAAGAAGAGCAAGCCGCTCGAAGTACAGACGGAAATCGCCGCGCAAGTTCGCGGCACGGTCGAGAAAATCATCGCCGACGTCGCGGCGAACGGCGATGAAGCCGTGCGCGAGTACTCGCGTCGTTTCGACAAATGGGACCCCGCGTCGTTCCGGCTGACCGACGAGCAGATCGCGGCCTGCGTCGCGACGCTGTCCGAGCGCGAGATCGCCGACATCAAGTTTGCGCAGCAGCAGGTGCGCCGTTTTGCCGAGGTGCAGAAATCGGCGCTGAAGGACGTGGAAGTCGAAACGCTGCCGGGCGTGATTCTGGGTCACAAGAACGTGCCGGTGAATTCGGTGGGTTGCTATATCCCCGGCGGCAAATATCCGCTGCTGGCGTCGGCGCACATGAGTGTGCTGACGGCGAAGGTGGCCGGCGTGAAGCGCGTGGTCGCGGTCGCGCCGCCGTTCGACGGCAAGCCGCATCCGGCGATCATCACCGCGATGCATCTCGCGGGCGCCGACGAAATCTACTGCGTCGGCGGCGTGCAGGCGGTGGCGGCGCTTGCGTTGGGCACGGAACAATTCGCACCGGTCGACATGATCGTCGGACCGGGCAACGCGTACGTCGCCGAGGCGAAACGTCAGTTGTTCGGCAAGATCGGGATCGACCTGATCGCGGGACCGACGGAAACGCTGGTGATCGCCGACGAGTCGTGCGACGCCGAAATCGTCGCCGCGGATCTGCTGGGGCAGGCCGAGCACGGCGTCAATTCGCCGGCCGTATTCCTGACGAATTCGCGCGAACTGGCCGAGGCGTTGCCCGCGGAAATCGAGCGCCAGCTCGCGGTGCTGCCGACCGCTTCCGTCGCGTCGGTCGCGTGGAACGACTACGGCGAGATCATTCTGTGCGACACGCTCGACGAGATGATCGAGGAAGCCGATCGCATTGCGTCGGAACACGTTCAGGTGATGACGCGCGACCCGCTGTATTTCCTCGAACACATGACGAACTATGGCGCGCTGTTCCTCGGCGACCGGACCAACGTGTCGTATGGCGATAAGGTAATCGGCACCAATCACACGCTGCCGACCATGAAGTCCGCGCGTTACACCGGCGGCTTGTGGGTGGGCAAGTTCATCAAGACCTGCACGTATCAGCGCGTGCTGACCGACGAGGCTTCGGTGCTGGTCGGCGAGTACTGTTCGCGGCTTTGCGCAATGGAAGGGTTTGCCGGACATAAGGAACAGGCGGATATCCGCATTCGCCGGTTCGGCAAGCCGACGTAA